Proteins found in one Helicobacter colisuis genomic segment:
- a CDS encoding type IV pili methyl-accepting chemotaxis transducer N-terminal domain-containing protein, whose amino-acid sequence MTKIVTRLIVIGIITTICVGIMMVSVILINQRSLQDGYLINIAGKQRMLTQKIAKEIFMINSQNKRGFDELNQSIKDFESNLDILQYGSQDENINASTNLTIIKQLNSIKKQWLVFKKEVQDFQKKAYNIYIDRNFLEDNNLVILRLSDRIVQTMVEAKIPQHMIDEAGKQRMLIQRMAYLLIHYTNQWDGVSYRELKEVCDLYDSMILSFYRNKNYQKYPNVYKAIKENYEFWRVYYRHLQSAMVMQEAIVGNLKNIAVQNTDLLNQINWMVNYYSDVSTHSRSYLEKFQYVAAFIMVLLALHSMRNLFNIHTHLKKFVKKTQMLAQGDFKGNLAEAIKLEGESELSLASKNLSSFLNKFHMAKETSNRAKELSDDISREILELSEEIREKLEMTQISQNKRKSIENAINLGEDIAIQSSEQLIVVARLLEKLHAILQDIEKSCEEKENKK is encoded by the coding sequence ATGACAAAAATCGTTACACGCCTTATCGTTATTGGCATTATCACAACAATTTGTGTAGGGATTATGATGGTTTCTGTTATTTTGATTAATCAAAGAAGCTTGCAAGATGGGTATTTGATTAATATTGCAGGCAAACAAAGAATGCTTACTCAAAAAATTGCTAAAGAAATTTTTATGATTAACTCTCAGAATAAGCGAGGATTTGATGAACTAAATCAGTCTATTAAGGATTTTGAAAGCAATCTTGATATTTTGCAATATGGCAGTCAGGATGAAAACATTAATGCATCTACTAATTTGACAATTATTAAGCAGCTTAATTCAATTAAGAAGCAATGGTTAGTCTTTAAAAAAGAGGTGCAAGATTTTCAAAAAAAGGCATACAATATCTATATAGATAGAAATTTTTTAGAGGATAATAATTTGGTAATTTTAAGGCTTTCAGATCGTATTGTTCAAACGATGGTGGAAGCAAAAATACCACAACACATGATTGATGAGGCGGGTAAGCAAAGAATGCTTATTCAAAGAATGGCGTATTTACTAATCCATTATACTAATCAATGGGATGGTGTTTCTTATCGTGAATTAAAAGAAGTTTGTGATTTGTATGATTCTATGATTTTAAGTTTTTATCGCAATAAAAATTATCAAAAATACCCTAATGTTTATAAGGCTATTAAGGAAAATTATGAGTTTTGGAGAGTTTATTATCGGCATCTTCAAAGTGCTATGGTTATGCAAGAGGCAATAGTAGGGAACTTAAAAAATATTGCTGTGCAGAATACGGATTTGTTAAATCAGATTAACTGGATGGTGAATTATTATTCAGATGTTTCTACTCATTCGCGCTCTTATTTGGAAAAATTTCAATATGTAGCGGCTTTTATTATGGTGCTTTTGGCATTGCATTCAATGAGAAATTTATTTAATATTCACACGCATCTTAAAAAGTTTGTTAAAAAAACCCAAATGTTAGCACAAGGCGATTTTAAGGGGAATCTAGCAGAGGCTATCAAGCTAGAGGGGGAAAGTGAATTGTCTCTTGCTTCAAAGAATCTTTCTAGTTTTTTAAATAAATTCCATATGGCAAAAGAAACTTCAAATCGCGCTAAAGAATTGAGTGATGATATTAGTCGAGAGATTTTAGAATTAAGTGAGGAAATTAGAGAAAAGCTTGAAATGACACAAATTAGTCAAAATAAAAGAAAAAGCATAGAAAACGCGATTAATTTGGGTGAAGATATAGCGATTCAATCCAGTGAGCAATTAATTGTTGTTGCAAGATTACTAGAAAAGCTCCATGCAATTTTGCAGGATATTGAAAAATCCTGCGAAGAAAAGGAAAATAAAAAGTAG
- the tatB gene encoding Sec-independent protein translocase protein TatB, with product MFGMGFFEILVIAAVAIIFLGPEKLPKALVDVAKFIKAVKRTMDDAKESLDREVNLNKIKEDALAYKNSLTQGVENFTKEMDLKELSSLDFEEDLKPQISETKEAPLTPNNTNPQTSNVKEGVKPLQTKQTLSFKEDAKSEEKSIKNQ from the coding sequence ATGTTTGGAATGGGATTTTTTGAAATTTTAGTAATTGCAGCAGTGGCAATTATTTTTTTGGGTCCTGAGAAATTACCTAAAGCTTTGGTTGATGTTGCAAAATTTATTAAAGCAGTTAAAAGAACAATGGATGATGCCAAAGAAAGCTTGGATAGGGAAGTCAATCTTAATAAAATCAAAGAGGATGCTTTGGCATACAAAAATAGTCTCACACAAGGAGTGGAGAACTTCACAAAAGAAATGGATTTAAAAGAGCTTTCTTCTTTGGATTTTGAGGAAGATTTAAAACCGCAAATCTCAGAAACAAAAGAAGCACCACTCACTCCAAATAACACTAATCCCCAAACTTCTAATGTAAAAGAGGGGGTTAAGCCTTTGCAAACAAAGCAAACTTTGAGTTTTAAAGAAGATGCAAAGAGTGAAGAAAAATCCATTAAGAATCAATAA
- the queA gene encoding tRNA preQ1(34) S-adenosylmethionine ribosyltransferase-isomerase QueA has protein sequence MNELLLESYDYKLPKELIALSPIMPQENAKLLVYDRKDCSIAHTTFRDFASFLPKKTLLVFNDTKVIPARIYGKKPQKEALGGGKIEALFHKEIMENLYLMQLKGRLKIGNIVEFGEVFAKILKDCGMGFKEVSFFKDEKCLHPLSHQEFFDFLQQSGHIPLPPYIKREDNQEDRVNYNSVFAKNMGAIAAPTASLHFSQESFRALQMDFESAFVTLHVGAGTFIGVSTENILEHKMHQETFVIPKESVEKIKKASHITAIGTTAARVLEYFARTKEMQGECDLFLHPQNKPIITNALLTNFHLPKTTLLMLVASFVGLDETKRIYQQAIEKKYRFYSYGDGMLVL, from the coding sequence ATGAATGAATTATTGCTAGAGAGTTATGACTATAAGCTCCCTAAAGAGCTAATCGCTCTTAGCCCAATAATGCCACAAGAAAATGCTAAACTTTTGGTCTATGACAGAAAAGATTGCTCTATTGCACATACGACTTTTAGAGATTTTGCCAGTTTTTTACCCAAAAAGACTTTGTTAGTTTTTAATGATACTAAGGTAATTCCTGCTAGAATCTATGGCAAAAAACCACAAAAAGAAGCCTTGGGTGGTGGAAAAATAGAAGCTTTATTTCATAAAGAAATAATGGAAAATTTATATTTAATGCAGTTAAAAGGACGATTAAAAATAGGAAATATTGTTGAGTTTGGAGAAGTTTTTGCAAAAATCCTTAAAGATTGTGGAATGGGGTTTAAGGAAGTTTCATTTTTTAAAGATGAAAAATGTTTGCATCCTCTAAGTCACCAAGAGTTTTTTGATTTTTTGCAGCAGTCTGGGCATATCCCTTTGCCACCTTATATTAAGCGTGAGGATAATCAAGAAGATAGAGTAAATTATAATTCTGTTTTTGCTAAAAATATGGGCGCGATTGCTGCTCCAACAGCTTCTTTGCATTTTAGCCAAGAGTCTTTTAGGGCTTTGCAAATGGACTTTGAGAGTGCTTTTGTAACCTTGCATGTTGGTGCAGGGACTTTTATTGGAGTAAGCACAGAGAATATTTTGGAGCATAAAATGCACCAAGAAACTTTTGTAATACCTAAAGAAAGTGTGGAAAAAATCAAAAAAGCTTCACATATCACTGCCATTGGAACGACTGCCGCAAGAGTTTTGGAGTATTTTGCTCGCACCAAAGAAATGCAAGGAGAGTGTGATTTGTTTTTGCACCCCCAAAATAAGCCGATAATAACAAATGCCTTGTTAACAAATTTTCATTTGCCTAAAACAACTTTATTAATGCTTGTGGCTTCATTTGTGGGATTAGATGAGACAAAGAGAATTTATCAACAAGCCATTGAAAAGAAATATCGCTTTTATTCTTATGGCGATGGAATGTTGGTGCTATGA
- the tatC gene encoding twin-arginine translocase subunit TatC, which translates to MFEDLKPHIQDLRKCLVVITIALLITFLISFYFWEIILDWMVAPLSAALPKGRESVIFTQVGEAFFTAIKVAFFSGFIFALPIIFWQIWSFVAPGLYDNEKKLVIPFVIFGTFFFLCGCAFAYYIAFPVGFHYLINFGSQLFTALPSIGDYVGFFAKLMVGFGISFELPVITFFLAKIGLVTDKTLKDYFKYAIVLIFILAAILTPPDILSQFLMAIPLAFLYGLSIVIAKIVNPYKNETDENE; encoded by the coding sequence ATGTTTGAAGATTTGAAACCTCATATTCAAGACTTGCGCAAATGTTTAGTTGTAATTACTATAGCGCTTTTAATAACCTTTTTAATCTCTTTTTATTTTTGGGAAATAATTTTAGATTGGATGGTGGCTCCTTTGAGTGCAGCTTTACCAAAAGGGCGTGAAAGTGTTATTTTTACGCAAGTTGGAGAGGCATTTTTTACGGCTATTAAAGTAGCTTTTTTTAGTGGATTTATTTTTGCCTTACCTATTATATTTTGGCAGATTTGGTCGTTTGTAGCTCCAGGTCTTTATGATAATGAAAAAAAGCTTGTTATCCCTTTTGTGATTTTTGGAACTTTTTTCTTTTTATGTGGTTGTGCGTTTGCGTATTATATTGCTTTTCCGGTAGGTTTTCATTATTTGATTAATTTTGGTAGTCAGCTTTTTACTGCACTTCCAAGTATTGGGGATTATGTTGGATTCTTTGCAAAGCTAATGGTGGGATTTGGAATTTCTTTTGAGCTTCCTGTAATTACATTTTTTTTGGCAAAAATTGGACTAGTTACAGATAAAACTTTAAAAGATTATTTTAAATACGCTATCGTTCTTATTTTTATTTTGGCGGCTATTCTTACCCCTCCTGATATTCTTTCTCAATTTTTAATGGCGATTCCTTTAGCGTTTCTGTATGGTTTGTCTATTGTTATTGCTAAAATAGTTAATCCTTATAAAAATGAGACAGATGAGAATGAATGA
- the rsmG gene encoding 16S rRNA (guanine(527)-N(7))-methyltransferase RsmG, translated as MNFDLTTQANQALESYAKLLLEWNEIHSLSGARDLESIYKNIQDSLYPLEFLGETLRSKTKLFDVGSGNGFPAVALGIALGIEVVLCEPNAKKAAFLQNLKSQLGLKKFMILRKKVEEVKLDKKPDLITSRATFSLGGFLQKTQSIIDKNSLILLYKGSLVQNEIPQGLECECFQRDFRNYLVIKGEKI; from the coding sequence ATGAATTTTGATTTAACAACACAAGCTAATCAAGCTTTAGAATCTTATGCAAAATTGCTTTTAGAGTGGAATGAGATTCATAGTTTAAGCGGGGCTAGAGATTTGGAGAGTATTTATAAAAATATTCAGGATTCTTTATATCCTTTGGAATTCTTAGGTGAAACTTTAAGAAGCAAGACAAAGCTTTTTGATGTAGGAAGTGGGAATGGATTTCCGGCTGTTGCTTTAGGGATTGCGCTTGGAATTGAAGTTGTGTTATGTGAGCCTAATGCCAAAAAGGCTGCTTTTTTGCAGAATCTTAAATCACAATTGGGATTAAAAAAATTTATGATTTTACGCAAAAAGGTGGAAGAAGTTAAGTTAGATAAAAAGCCAGATTTGATAACTTCAAGAGCGACTTTTAGCTTGGGTGGGTTTTTGCAAAAAACCCAGTCAATTATTGATAAAAATAGCTTGATTTTGCTTTATAAGGGTTCTTTAGTGCAAAATGAGATTCCTCAAGGATTGGAGTGTGAGTGCTTTCAGAGGGATTTTAGAAATTATTTAGTAATCAAAGGAGAGAAGATATGA
- a CDS encoding thiamine phosphate synthase encodes MLQGIYAISDEILTPYQEIFTMLSKAIKGGVSIFQFRDKTHQDNQIESLVTELMDYCKQEGVLFVLNDRIELAMKLQTKGLHIGKKQEVNPYSLDELLMIRKSYGGILGVSCYGDLQLAQNAKEIGADYIAFGSCFTSSTKTQAKVISLDLFQKIQGIKKCAIGGINQQNIHQLQNADMAACISSIWKGDITQNILNLKRNWKKI; translated from the coding sequence ATGTTGCAGGGAATTTATGCAATTAGTGATGAAATTCTTACGCCTTATCAAGAGATTTTTACAATGTTAAGCAAGGCGATTAAAGGCGGGGTTAGTATTTTTCAGTTTCGCGATAAAACTCATCAAGATAATCAAATCGAATCTTTGGTAACAGAATTAATGGATTATTGCAAACAAGAGGGAGTTTTGTTTGTATTAAATGACAGAATTGAGTTGGCAATGAAGCTTCAAACAAAGGGTTTACATATAGGGAAAAAGCAGGAAGTAAATCCTTATAGTCTAGATGAATTGCTTATGATTCGTAAAAGTTATGGGGGGATTTTGGGTGTTTCTTGCTATGGAGATTTGCAGTTAGCGCAAAATGCTAAAGAGATTGGGGCAGATTATATTGCCTTTGGATCTTGCTTTACTTCTTCTACAAAAACACAGGCTAAGGTGATTTCTCTAGATTTATTTCAAAAGATTCAAGGAATCAAAAAATGTGCCATTGGTGGAATCAATCAGCAAAATATTCATCAATTACAAAATGCAGATATGGCAGCGTGTATTAGTAGTATTTGGAAGGGAGATATAACTCAAAATATTTTAAATCTTAAAAGAAATTGGAAAAAGATTTGA
- a CDS encoding PP0621 family protein, which translates to MIKILLIILLVVGIYFFVRKIGSKNTQETHSKKPNCEEIMLECKKCGIYISSKEAIISNGEYYCSKECLERS; encoded by the coding sequence ATGATAAAGATTTTATTGATTATTTTATTGGTGGTTGGAATTTATTTTTTTGTCCGAAAGATCGGCTCTAAAAACACACAAGAAACTCACTCAAAAAAGCCTAATTGCGAAGAAATTATGCTAGAGTGTAAAAAATGTGGTATTTATATCTCTTCTAAAGAAGCAATTATTAGCAATGGTGAGTATTACTGCTCTAAAGAATGCTTGGAGAGATCCTAA
- a CDS encoding c-type cytochrome, with product MKEFLALIVVVVVTGIIYWGVEPFAHGQMYPKVAPADYTFSDLKPLEIQEGNAANGKEIVLANCVACHSIKTEGMEMPFSPADALAAYGVVPPDLSSAALIYDKNFLANAIKNVAVATKQTHKFSGNHPMPAYDWMSDQEIADIVAYLQSITPKEMTDKEVFVDACGRCHDMKYDKWYADGGLKTYLGTKVPDLSMMIRSRNLEYLHTFINDPQKRLSGTAMPRVGLTEQAEKQVIAYMESVGDSKKAERESLGWKLVAFMVLMGVVAYLWKRKIWRDAH from the coding sequence ATGAAAGAATTCTTAGCATTAATTGTAGTAGTTGTTGTTACAGGTATTATTTATTGGGGTGTAGAGCCTTTTGCGCATGGGCAAATGTATCCCAAAGTGGCTCCTGCAGACTATACTTTTTCAGATTTAAAGCCTCTTGAGATTCAAGAGGGAAATGCTGCAAATGGGAAGGAAATTGTTTTGGCTAATTGCGTTGCATGCCATTCTATTAAAACTGAAGGTATGGAAATGCCATTCTCTCCAGCAGACGCATTGGCTGCTTATGGGGTAGTTCCGCCAGATCTTTCTAGTGCTGCATTAATTTATGATAAAAATTTCTTAGCTAATGCTATTAAAAATGTCGCAGTAGCAACTAAGCAAACTCATAAATTTAGCGGCAATCATCCTATGCCCGCATATGATTGGATGAGCGATCAAGAAATAGCGGATATTGTAGCGTATTTACAAAGTATTACTCCAAAAGAAATGACAGATAAAGAAGTGTTTGTTGATGCATGTGGAAGATGCCATGATATGAAATACGATAAATGGTATGCAGATGGTGGATTAAAGACTTATTTGGGAACAAAAGTGCCTGATTTATCAATGATGATTCGAAGTCGCAATTTGGAATATTTACACACCTTCATCAACGATCCACAAAAAAGATTGTCAGGAACTGCAATGCCTAGAGTTGGTTTGACAGAACAAGCTGAAAAGCAAGTGATTGCTTATATGGAAAGTGTAGGTGATAGCAAAAAAGCTGAAAGAGAATCGCTTGGTTGGAAGTTAGTTGCCTTTATGGTGCTTATGGGAGTTGTAGCTTATTTGTGGAAACGCAAAATTTGGCGTGATGCCCATTAA
- the hypF gene encoding carbamoyltransferase HypF has translation MEKTYILNLTGIVQGVGFRPFVYKIATQNHLKGYVLNNNQGVEILVQGKKEKLEQFFKDLKNPPKAAKIISISKKPIQIKKTFSTFLIQESQANSIKTATIPADIALCESCKQEFLDPKNHRFLYPFISCTDCGGRYSLISTLPYDRKNTAMHSFVMCENCQKEYNNKTSRRFHSEINCCPACGPQLFFTDEFNYQGDFLPDSQIHSHLTKKDSPIKNALKALKEGKILAIKGIGGYALVCDATNANSLINLRERKRRPKKPFALMCKNIQMAQKYAHLNSQAITMLNSSISPIVLSYSKAKTNLPLSLIAPNLATLGIILPYSALHHLLFFYIDFPLVFTSANISGEPIIKDFYGITQKLQGVCDGILFYNRDILNPIDDSLVRILGKKTQVLRRARGYLSDIPLPTPHSTKNFITLGAQQKSTFCLNLHSKLFLSPHLGDLDNLESINNFKQNLTLFSQQYQAKIHTFCGDLHPNYAQREFLDGSDSYFIQHHFAHLLSNVAENKIRQEVLGVIFDGTGYGADGNIWGSEFLFYDPKKPLSFKRKAFFAPFKLLGGEAAIKDTRRLGIEALFIAFGDDYKNLNLPLINSLKKDYGENIIDFFYKQHQNTQNYTCNSAGRIFDMVASICNLVEKTNYEGEGGMILETLAYKALKHKKQAKSYPFKISKDTILWESIIQEIYHDLKNYISLENIALNFHQTFANIISFIAQKYPTILLSGGCFQNAILTKLTLKALKGKKIFLNGEIPCNDGGISFGQAYYMRLKTKQKP, from the coding sequence ATGGAAAAAACCTATATTCTTAATTTAACTGGCATTGTTCAAGGCGTTGGATTCCGCCCTTTTGTGTATAAAATCGCAACACAAAATCACTTAAAAGGCTATGTGCTAAACAATAATCAAGGCGTAGAAATACTTGTTCAAGGCAAAAAAGAAAAACTAGAGCAATTTTTTAAAGACTTAAAAAATCCCCCTAAAGCTGCCAAAATCATCTCAATCTCCAAAAAACCAATCCAAATAAAAAAAACCTTTTCCACTTTTTTAATCCAAGAAAGTCAAGCTAACTCCATAAAAACTGCCACTATTCCTGCTGATATTGCCTTATGCGAATCTTGCAAACAAGAATTTCTTGATCCTAAGAATCATCGCTTTCTTTATCCTTTTATTAGTTGCACAGATTGCGGAGGGAGATACAGCCTTATTTCTACGCTTCCCTATGATAGAAAAAATACCGCTATGCATTCCTTTGTTATGTGTGAAAACTGCCAAAAAGAATATAATAATAAGACTTCAAGACGATTCCACTCAGAAATTAACTGCTGTCCCGCTTGTGGTCCGCAACTTTTTTTTACTGATGAATTCAATTATCAAGGCGATTTTTTACCAGATTCTCAAATTCACTCTCACTTAACCAAAAAAGATTCTCCTATCAAAAATGCGCTTAAGGCTCTCAAAGAAGGTAAAATTTTAGCCATTAAGGGTATTGGTGGTTATGCCTTGGTCTGTGATGCGACCAACGCTAATTCACTAATAAACCTAAGAGAAAGAAAAAGACGCCCCAAAAAACCATTTGCACTAATGTGCAAAAATATCCAAATGGCTCAAAAATATGCTCATTTAAATTCTCAAGCAATCACTATGCTTAACTCAAGCATCTCTCCCATTGTGCTAAGTTATTCTAAAGCTAAAACCAATCTCCCTCTCTCCCTTATTGCACCAAATCTCGCAACTCTTGGAATCATACTTCCCTATTCTGCCTTGCACCATTTGCTGTTTTTTTATATTGATTTTCCTTTAGTTTTTACAAGTGCTAATATAAGCGGAGAACCGATCATTAAGGATTTTTATGGTATCACTCAAAAACTTCAAGGCGTTTGTGATGGTATTTTATTTTACAATCGCGATATTTTAAACCCCATTGATGATAGTCTTGTGAGAATTTTGGGGAAAAAGACACAAGTTTTAAGGCGTGCTAGGGGATATTTATCTGATATTCCACTGCCAACACCACACAGCACTAAAAACTTCATTACTCTTGGCGCTCAACAAAAATCTACTTTTTGCCTTAATCTCCACAGCAAACTTTTTTTAAGTCCGCATTTGGGGGATTTAGACAATCTTGAATCAATTAATAATTTCAAACAAAATCTAACACTCTTTAGCCAACAATATCAAGCTAAAATCCACACATTTTGCGGAGATTTACATCCAAATTATGCACAAAGGGAATTTTTAGATGGTAGTGATTCTTATTTTATCCAACACCATTTTGCACATCTTCTCTCCAATGTCGCAGAAAACAAAATTAGGCAAGAAGTTTTAGGAGTTATTTTTGATGGTACAGGCTATGGAGCAGATGGCAATATTTGGGGTAGTGAGTTTTTATTTTATGATCCTAAAAAACCACTTAGTTTTAAACGAAAAGCTTTTTTTGCCCCTTTTAAGCTCTTAGGCGGAGAAGCAGCTATCAAAGATACGCGAAGACTAGGAATAGAAGCACTATTTATTGCTTTTGGAGATGATTATAAAAACTTGAATTTACCACTTATTAATAGCCTAAAAAAAGATTATGGAGAAAATATTATTGATTTTTTCTACAAACAGCATCAAAATACGCAAAATTACACCTGCAATTCAGCTGGTAGAATCTTTGATATGGTGGCTTCAATATGCAATCTTGTGGAAAAAACAAACTATGAGGGCGAAGGTGGAATGATTCTTGAAACACTTGCCTATAAGGCTTTAAAACACAAAAAACAAGCTAAAAGCTATCCCTTTAAAATTTCAAAAGACACAATTCTTTGGGAATCTATCATACAAGAAATCTATCATGACTTGAAAAATTACATTTCTTTAGAAAATATTGCTCTAAACTTCCATCAAACTTTTGCAAATATCATTAGCTTTATTGCTCAAAAATATCCAACAATTCTCTTAAGTGGTGGCTGTTTTCAAAATGCGATTCTTACCAAACTCACTCTTAAAGCACTCAAAGGAAAAAAAATATTTTTAAATGGAGAGATACCTTGCAATGATGGTGGAATTAGCTTTGGTCAAGCTTATTATATGAGGCTAAAAACTAAGCAGAAACCCTAA
- a CDS encoding histidine triad nucleotide-binding protein has translation MTIFEKIIKGEAPCNKVLENEDFLAFHDIAPKAPIHVLIIPKKFTKDFQQLSPKEMAGMTEFIQECAKTLGLDKNGYRIISNVGIDGGQEIPYLHFHLLGGAKLRWDNLAQNISEEQRLEEAKKGM, from the coding sequence ATGACTATTTTTGAAAAAATTATCAAAGGTGAAGCACCTTGTAATAAAGTTTTAGAAAATGAAGATTTTCTTGCTTTCCACGATATTGCCCCAAAAGCCCCCATTCATGTCTTAATCATTCCCAAAAAATTCACTAAAGACTTCCAGCAATTAAGCCCCAAAGAAATGGCGGGAATGACAGAATTTATCCAAGAATGCGCCAAAACCCTAGGTTTAGACAAAAATGGTTACCGCATCATTAGCAATGTCGGAATTGATGGAGGACAAGAGATTCCTTACCTGCACTTTCATCTTCTAGGAGGTGCTAAATTGCGCTGGGATAATCTTGCACAAAACATTTCTGAAGAGCAAAGACTTGAAGAAGCCAAAAAGGGAATGTAA
- a CDS encoding YciI family protein yields the protein MKNLFIIFVTYTKELVEIEKILTSHREYLKTGYASGNLLASGPQNPRKGGIIVGQFDNKEAAVNFTKQDPFYLQNAAKYEVVEFEPVLHQDFLKDFLA from the coding sequence ATGAAAAATTTATTTATTATTTTTGTAACTTACACAAAAGAGTTAGTAGAGATTGAAAAGATTCTTACTTCTCATAGAGAATATCTAAAAACAGGTTATGCAAGTGGGAATCTTTTAGCAAGTGGTCCCCAAAATCCTCGCAAAGGTGGAATCATTGTTGGGCAATTTGACAATAAGGAAGCGGCGGTTAATTTTACAAAACAAGATCCTTTTTATCTGCAAAATGCCGCCAAATATGAAGTGGTGGAGTTTGAACCTGTCTTGCACCAAGATTTCTTAAAGGACTTTTTGGCTTAG
- a CDS encoding Crp/Fnr family transcriptional regulator, whose amino-acid sequence MENLGEFEPFCELDLESQKALARIATLKKYKKKEIIFYEEDEVREIYFLIKGGVKIYKVDRFDSEVFFGISTKGLLNDCDDAKKLVSFMNVECVEDSLVACFGVEGLQAVFDSYPQILKMFFKEAFKRIKVFENVVLRELIFDSTAKVAYSLYFDLDEFNTHKKQENAAFLNIQPETLSRILKKLHRDNIIKTNQAGKIEILDLHKLQMIFKQDAK is encoded by the coding sequence TTGGAAAATTTAGGGGAGTTTGAGCCATTTTGTGAATTAGATTTAGAATCGCAAAAAGCTTTGGCTAGGATTGCTACTTTAAAAAAATATAAAAAGAAAGAAATTATTTTTTATGAAGAAGATGAAGTTAGAGAAATTTATTTTTTAATTAAGGGTGGCGTGAAAATTTATAAAGTGGATAGATTTGATAGTGAAGTATTTTTTGGCATCTCTACAAAAGGTTTATTAAATGATTGTGATGATGCAAAAAAATTAGTATCTTTTATGAATGTGGAGTGTGTAGAAGATTCTTTGGTGGCTTGTTTTGGAGTAGAGGGATTGCAAGCTGTTTTTGATTCTTATCCACAGATTTTAAAAATGTTTTTCAAAGAGGCGTTTAAAAGGATTAAGGTTTTTGAAAATGTAGTTTTGAGAGAATTGATTTTTGATAGCACAGCTAAAGTTGCTTATTCTTTGTATTTTGATTTAGATGAGTTTAATACCCATAAAAAACAAGAAAATGCAGCTTTTTTGAATATTCAACCAGAAACACTTTCAAGGATTCTAAAAAAACTGCATCGCGATAATATAATAAAAACCAATCAAGCAGGAAAAATAGAGATTTTAGATTTGCATAAACTTCAAATGATTTTTAAACAGGATGCAAAATGA